One Manduca sexta isolate Smith_Timp_Sample1 chromosome 28, JHU_Msex_v1.0, whole genome shotgun sequence DNA window includes the following coding sequences:
- the LOC115453411 gene encoding glucose-1-phosphatase-like has product MDIQFLILLTLFTKSNCDLVLKQVLILSRHNVRTPLAKNLELMTPKIWPVWKEKRGYLTAKGALLEGFMGAYFSKWLQKEGLLTDQCPTEQELYVYANSAQRTVASAQAFVDDGFPGCNVTVHSQTNSDPIFNPIVHNKTAAYKQEALDQMQKKLRLLSLKSCYDQIEKILDYEQSKLCLEQGKCDLNTDKNQPYVAAGAKPNLTGPLKISKSAIDSFIMENYEGFHSNEVAWGMLPNEQKWYSIIDLSRGYHNVIFNTTVIAKDVAKPLVKYMSEMLLKDDPPKVLFLMGHDANIYTVLNLMGFKPYYLEKQYEVTPAGGKIVFQKWWDKKIKQYFLKVNYVYQSTDGMRKGYRLSLEYPPEFTLLELNGCTINNEGYCPWQDFKKLLTKFISA; this is encoded by the coding sequence ATGGATATACAATTTCTCATATTGTTAACGTTATTTACAAAGTCAAACTGTGATTTAGTATTAAAACAGGTTCTTATACTAAGTAGGCACAATGTGAGGACACCTTTGGCTAAAAATCTTGAGTTAATGACTCCAAAAATTTGGCCAGTATGGAAGGAGAAAAGAGGATATCTTACTGCAAAGGGAGCATTGTTGGAAGGCTTTATGGGtgcatatttttctaaatgGCTGCAAAAAGAAGGTTTACTGACTGACCAGTGCCCCACAGAGCAAGAGTTGTATGTCTATGCCAATAGTGCTCAACGGACTGTAGCTTCAGCCCAAGCGTTTGTCGACGATGGGTTTCCAGGCTGCAATGTTACTGTACACTCACAAACAAACAGCGATCCCATCTTCAACCCCATAGTGCACAATAAAACAGCCGCGTACAAACAAGAAGCGTTAGACCAAATGCAAAAGAAACTGAGATTATTATCATTGAAATCTTGCTATgaccaaattgaaaaaatattagattacgAACAATCCAAACTGTGCCTCGAGCAAGGCAAGTGTGACTTGAATACAGACAAGAATCAACCGTACGTCGCCGCCGGTGCTAAACCGAATTTAACAGGACCATTGAAGATAAGTAAGTCAGCAATTGATTCATTCATTATGGAAAACTATGAAGGATTTCATTCCAATGAGGTTGCTTGGGGAATGTTACCGAATGAACAGAAATGGTATTCCATTATCGACCTTAGTAGGGGGTATCATAATGTAATTTTCAATACCACAGTCATAGCAAAAGATGTGGCGAAGCCTCTTGTGAAATACATGTCCGAAATGCTACTTAAAGATGATCCACCAAAGGTGCTTTTTCTAATGGGACATGATGCAAATATCTATACCGTATTAAACTTGATGGGATTTAAACCCTACTATTTGGAAAAGCAGTACGAGGTCACACCAGCAGGTGGGAAAATCGTCTTCCAAAAATGGTGGGATAAGAAAATTAAGCAGTATTTCTTGAAAGTTAATTACGTATATCAAAGCACAGATGGGATGAGAAAAGGTTACAGGTTGTCGTTAGAATATCCTCCAGAATTTACACTATTGGAGCTAAACGGATGTACCATAAATAATGAAGGTTATTGTCCATGGCAAGACTTTAAGAAGTTATTAACCAAGTTCATTTCAGCATag
- the LOC115453410 gene encoding glucose-1-phosphatase-like — translation MLVVFILSLVSGVFTADLKLVEVLALSRHNMRTPYTAFLNHFTPKRWPVFDVPPGHLTGKGARMESYMGRYFYEWMASENLIPEGCPGETVYVYANCQERTIETARAFVDGAFPGCNVPVHYRTDVDWDPVFNAIIRNKTKKYANAVMKEMKYKMNLKEYKLKPAYIMMNEIVDLKNSHICIHEDYCDLSKDKNDIIFKVGHPPNVTGPLYIGNSIVDVFIMSFYDDKPYEEVGWGLVRTREQWTLLTKVSKENQNVRYNLTTAGKDLTKPLLEYISDVFLDENKERKFTLLVAHDSNINCLTNVLGFKPFHLPNQFEPFPIGGKLVFQKWTDGFNYFMKVDYVYQSWIKLRYGAEVSLEQPPQIYTMQMKACTVDKDGFCLWSDFVDLLKGTLDRIEQY, via the coding sequence atgcTTGTCGTATTCATTCTTTCTCTGGTCAGTGGTGTTTTCACCGCCGATTTAAAGTTAGTCGAAGTCCTTGCTTTAAGTCGTCATAACATGAGAACTCCGTACACCGCGTTCCTGAATCATTTTACACCGAAAAGATGGCCGGTTTTTGATGTACCACCAGGACATTTAACAGGCAAAGGAGCCAGAATGGAAAGCTACATGGGAAGATACTTCTACGAGTGGATGGCCAGCGAAAATTTGATCCCAGAAGGATGTCCGGGTGAAACTGTATACGTTTACGCTAATTGCCAAGAAAGAACTATTGAGACGGCTAGAGCTTTCGTCGATGGAGCATTCCCGGGTTGCAATGTGCCAGTCCACTACAGAACAGACGTAGATTGGGACCCAGTGTTCAACGCaatcataagaaataaaacaaagaaatatgcCAATGCAGTAATGAAGGAAATGAAATACAAGATGAACCTCAAAGAATATAAACTGAAACCCGCTtatattatgatgaatgaaATTGTCGATTTGAAAAATTCTCACATCTGTATTCATGAAGATTATTGCGATCTTTCTAaagataaaaatgatataatctTTAAAGTTGGACATCCTCCGAACGTCACTGGACCGTTATATATCGGTAATTCAATAGTAGATGTATTTATAATGAGTTTTTACGATGACAAACCTTATGAAGAGGTCGGTTGGGGTCTCGTACGGACTCGTGAACAATGGACATTACTAACAAAAGTGTCAAAAGAGAATCAAAACGTGCGGTACAATTTGACAACAGCAGGTAAAGATCTGACTAAACCACTTCTAGAATACATATCAGATGTATTCCTGGAcgaaaataaagaaagaaaatttacATTGCTAGTTGCCCACGATTCGAATATTAATTGTTTGACTAACGTATTGGGCTTTAAGCCGTTTCACCTGCCCAATCAGTTTGAGCCGTTTCCGATTGGCGGCAAACTGGTGTTCCAGAAATGGACAgacggttttaattattttatgaaagtgGATTATGTATACCAATCATGGATAAAGTTGAGGTATGGAGCTGAAGTTAGTTTGGAACAACCACCGCAAATTTATACCATGCAAATGAAAGCTTGTACTGTCGACAAAGATGGTTTCTGTCTATGGAGTGATTTTGTTGACTTATTGAAAGGTACTTTGGATAGGATTGAACAATATTAa